The following are encoded in a window of Heteronotia binoei isolate CCM8104 ecotype False Entrance Well chromosome 9, APGP_CSIRO_Hbin_v1, whole genome shotgun sequence genomic DNA:
- the LOC132576862 gene encoding PC-esterase domain-containing protein 1A-like: protein MPNFHSKEVRQLLHNKFVAILGDSIQRSVYKDLIRLLQKDSLLSSSQMKSKGELCFENDRLIEGGILGELHNGTHYREVRQYRTHHHLIRFYFLTRVYSEYLESILDDFREGPKPDVLVLNSCIWDLSRYGSYCMKEYCQNLQTVFNRLDAVLPPTCLVLWNMTMPLGPKVTGGFLIPELQHLSQSLRNDVIEGNFYGATLAGLHLFDVLDLHFHFRHDLGNRVKDGVHWNNVVHRRITNLLLAHVADAWGVVIPATKSQEGQMCSEPSPFLDVQLGPVPPRPPAMSLHRPPWPTVHEDSFFGLNSWESCETYSGVPFFEDSHFPSFHRDGWICNEPSPCSDLLGPVPPCPPPMSLPRPHWPAVHEDSLFELDSRGLAETCSGVPFFVDSCAPPFHLDAPALNAFQDFGSAAAAIPDPSLLPPYPFCNKENIGPRASRRKRRPHRSKKNRGLVMRRRSFRRDDATPY, encoded by the exons TCCAGAGGTCGGTGTATAAAGACCTCATCCGGCTTCTGCAGAAGGACTCCCTGCTTTCTTCTTCGCAAATGAAGTCCAAG GGGGAGCTCTGCTTTGAAAACGACCGCTTGATCGAAGGGGGCATCTTGGGAGAGCTGCACAACGGCACCCACTACCGGGAAGTCCGCCAGTACCGCACACACCACCACCTCATCCGTTTCTACTTCCTCACTCGCGTGTACTCGGAGTACCTGGAGAGCATCTTGGATGACTTCCGGGAGGGTCCCAAACCTGACGTCTTGGTCCTCAACTCCTGCATCTGGGACCTCTCAAG GTACGGCTCCTACTGCATGAAGGAATACTGCCAGAACCTGCAGACCGTCTTCAACAGGCTCGATGCGGTGCTCCCTCCCACCTGCTTGGTCCTCTGGAACATGACGATGCCGCTGGGCCCAAAGGTCACGGGGGGCTTCCTTATCCCAGAG CTGCAGCACTTGAGCCAGTCCCTCCGCAACGACGTCATCGAGGGCAACTTCTACGGGGCCACCCTGGCCGGCCTCCACCTCTTCGACGTGCTGGACCTCCACTTCCACTTCCGCCACGATTTGGGCAACCGGGTCAAGGACGGCGTCCACTGGAACAACGTGGTGCACCGCCGGATCACCAACCTGCTCTTGGCTCACGTGGCAGATGCCTGGGGGGTGGTGATTCCAGCCACGAAGTCTCAGGAAG GCCAGATGTGCAGTGAGCCGTCCCCGTTCCTTGACGTCCAGCTGGGACCGGTGCCCCCACGCCCTCCTGCGATGTCTCTCCATAGGCCCCCTTGGCCCACGGTTCACGAAGACTCCTTCTTTGGGCTCAACTCTTGGGAGTCGTGTGAGACCTACTCCGGAGTCCCCTTCTTTGAGGATTCCCATTTCCCCAGTTTTCATCGGGATG GCTGGATATGCAATGAGCCGTCCCCCTGCTCTGACCTACTGGGACCGGTGCCGCCATGCCCTCCCCCGATGTCTCTCCCTAGGCCACATTGGCCTGCAGTTCATGAAGACTCCCTCTTCGAGCTTGACTCTCGGGGGTTGGCCGAGACCTGCTCTGGAGTCCCCTTCTTTGTGGATTCCTGTGCCCCCCCATTTCATCTGGATG CTCCTGCGCTCAACGCCTTCCAGGATTTCGGGAGTGCCGCGGCCGCCATTCCTGATCCGAGCCTCCTCCCACCTTACCCGTTCTGCAACAAAGAAAACATCGGTCCACGTGCCAGTCGCCGGAAGAGGAGGCCCCATCGCTCCAAGAAGAACCGTGGCTTGGTCATGCGCAGGCGTTCCTTCCGGCGGGACGACGCCACCCCCTACTAA